One genomic window of Bacteroidales bacterium includes the following:
- a CDS encoding nuclear transport factor 2 family protein, with translation MENEKLKASIIEMEKTALEEWNKGNPSGYLDIYASDITYFDPIQERRINGLEKMKVLYETIRGKVNVDKYEMIDPVVQLSGQTAVLSYHLFSHVGNDIWKWNCTEVFQLNADDQWKIIHNHWSLIQPQK, from the coding sequence ATGGAAAACGAAAAATTGAAAGCCAGCATTATTGAAATGGAGAAAACCGCACTGGAAGAATGGAATAAAGGCAATCCATCGGGATATCTGGATATTTACGCCTCCGATATTACCTATTTTGACCCGATCCAGGAAAGAAGAATTAATGGGTTAGAAAAAATGAAAGTACTTTATGAAACTATTCGGGGAAAGGTAAATGTAGACAAATATGAAATGATCGACCCTGTTGTCCAATTATCAGGACAAACAGCCGTACTCTCCTATCATTTATTTTCGCATGTAGGAAACGATATATGGAAATGGAATTGTACCGAAGTGTTTCAGTTAAATGCCGATGATCAGTGGAAAATTATTCACAACCACTGGTCGCTGATTCAACCCCAGAAATAA
- a CDS encoding DNA alkylation repair protein: MKPYICPVNENSNKTIGDKHMNTSIDQKLQALAESDYKLFNERIIPTNYEIMGIRMPALKKLAKELSTGPQIETYLENAVYDKYEHILLYGLVLGQLNKPSLEMLFRYLDPLILKFDNWAHVDTIISALKIFKKYPEEALTHFLPLKTHEGEFTKRVFVIFLMDYYMDEKHIDHALKHMSEVPQGQYYVDMAIAWAISYGLIKFYDKTVSKLEQMVFSQFVHNKAIQKARESFRITPEVKEHLNGMKIK, encoded by the coding sequence ACAATAGGTGACAAGCATATGAATACTTCAATCGATCAGAAACTCCAGGCATTGGCAGAGAGTGATTATAAACTATTCAACGAAAGGATCATACCCACTAATTATGAAATAATGGGTATCCGTATGCCTGCATTGAAAAAACTGGCGAAAGAATTATCCACTGGTCCGCAAATAGAAACTTATCTGGAAAATGCTGTATATGACAAATACGAACACATTCTGCTGTATGGATTGGTGCTGGGACAACTAAATAAGCCTTCATTGGAGATGTTGTTCCGTTATCTGGATCCGTTGATCCTGAAATTCGATAATTGGGCACATGTGGATACGATCATTTCGGCACTAAAAATATTCAAAAAATATCCGGAGGAAGCGCTGACTCATTTCCTGCCGCTCAAGACGCATGAAGGAGAATTTACGAAACGTGTGTTTGTTATTTTCCTGATGGACTATTACATGGATGAAAAGCATATAGACCATGCATTGAAGCATATGTCGGAGGTGCCTCAGGGACAGTATTACGTGGATATGGCAATTGCATGGGCCATCAGCTATGGACTGATCAAATTCTATGATAAGACCGTATCTAAGCTGGAACAAATGGTTTTCTCACAATTTGTCCATAATAAAGCCATTCAGAAGGCTCGGGAAAGTTTCCGGATCACACCGGAAGTGAAAGAACATTTGAATGGGATGAAAATAAAATAA